The following nucleotide sequence is from uncultured Fibrobacter sp..
AAAATCGTTTTTTCTGTCCTTGCTGTGTTCCTCCTCATTACCACAGGCAAGGATTGGTTTGACTTCTATTCCTGCGGTGCGGTAAGCCAGTGCCTCTCTGATGCGGGCACCCTGCAGCTCTACACCAAGTCGGTCATGTCGACCATGCTTACGGTGCTTGCCTTTATCACGGCTTCGAGCGCCTTCTCTGGCCGAGACGGCAAACTGCTTCGCGCGGCATTTGTGTTCTCGTTGCTGGCTGACTACAGCTTCAGCCTGCTCAAGGCAACCGTCGCTGATGCGGGAACCCTCAGCACAATTCTCGGAATCAGCTTCTTCATGGTGTTCCAGGGTATCTTGATTTACAGGCATTCCCGCAAATCCGAAGACGACAAGAGCATTCCTAAGATTTATGCGCTCTTGGCTGTGGCCGTTCTCGCTGGCATCGCCCTAATTGCAACCGGCACCTTGGACCTTACCGTGGCCGTTGTCGTGGTTTATGGCGTGTTCGTTATTACCTCGGTGGTTATGGGTATTCTTGCTCCGCGCAAGGGCTATTTCCCGACCGTAAACGCCAAGTTCGTTTGCTGGGGTATGGTCGCCTTCTTCTTTGGCGATGTGTGCGTCGGCCTTTCGATGGTCACGGGTGACGACCACAGCGCGCTGCAGTCGGTTGCCGAAATTGCAAACAACCTCATTTGGTGGTTGTATGTGCCGGCACAGCTCATGCTCATTCGCGCTTGCGTCAAACCGAAAGCTTAAATTGCAAATCAGCCTATATTAAAAAAGCACCCTTTTAGGGTGTTTTTTTTTGGAAATTTTGTCAGGGTACAAAAAAGGCATCCCTCACGGTGGAACACTCGAAGCTACTCACTTAAAAATGATAGCAGTGCCTCGGGGCTTTGTTTTTCGCGTCGGAGCGCGCCTAAACTGAACACCAAGAGCGACGAGCTTTAAAAATACTGTTAGATCGGGCGTTAATCCGTGGGATGCCTTATCCGTAATATAGACAACTTGAAGGGCAAAAGCAAGCGAAAAAACGAAAAATATTTTTTTGTCCTTTTAAAATAAATGATAAGTAAAGAATTCTTATCGTTGTTTGGCGAAATTAGTTCATAAAGGTCGTTTTTATACAAACGAGCCCTACTCCATTTTGGAATATTCAGCCTTCTGTGTCGGGAGTGATAAATTCCGTGACGTACTTTGCGACTTGGTCGCGCAAGTTGTTGCCGCGGACCTTGCCTAGCAGGATTTCGATGTCTTCGATGGGGGCTGCCATGAACGCTTCGGCGCTCCTGTACTTGCTCAAAATCTTGACGCGGGTCTCGTGACCCACGCCTGGCATCTTGAGCCATTCGACTTCCAGGTCTTTTTTGCGCTTGCTGCGCTGGTAGGTAATGGCGAATCGGTGCGCCTCGTCGCGGGCGTTCTGCAAAAGCTTTAGTGCCGGGCTGGTGCGGTGCAGGACGATGCTCTTGCGGTCGTCGGGGAACACGATCTCTTCGAGGCGCTTGGCGAGGCCGATGAGCGGTAAATCCTGATCGTGGCCGAGCTCCTTCAGAATCTGCATGGTGGCGTCTACCTGGCCTTTACCGCCGTCGCATACCCACAAGTCGGGCATGGGCACGCCCTCGTTTTCGAGCCTGCGAATGCGGCGGGTCATCACTTCGCGCATGCTGGCGAAGTCATCGACGCCTTCGACGGTCTTGATGATAAACTTGCGGTAGTTGGCTTTATCGGGGCGCCCGTTCTTGAAGGCCACAAGGCTTGCCACCGTGTTCGTGCCCGAAAGGTGAGAAATATCCACGCACTCGATGCGGAACGGCGTCTTTTTAAGCCCGAGGACTTTCTGCAGTTCAAATACGCTCTGGTCGATTTCGCTGTACTTCTGCACTTCGGCGCGCATTTCCACAAGAATCATGTCGGCATTGGCGCCTGCAAGTTTTAAGAACCCGAGTTTTTCGCCGCGCTGGGGCGTGCTGAAAGTGACCTTTCTCCCTGCCTGTTTGCTGAGTGCCGCTTCAAGTTCCTTGCGGTCATCCGGCAGCACAATGTCGGTTGCGATTTCGGCAGGGATCAGGGGCGCCTCCATGTACCACGGGAGCACCATCTGCCTAAATATTTCGGTTTCGTCGTCTTCGAGTTTGCATTCCAGCCGGTAATGCCTGCGCCCCATGAGTACTCCCTTGCGGTATTCCAAAATCACGGCCGCGGCCATGTCGCCGTTACGGCGGAGTGTCACCACGTCGAGTGACAAGTTCGGGTCGCTGGTGTCGGTCTTCTGGTGTGTGCCAGATGCCTGCAGCGCCTGAATGGCGTCGCGCTTTTTCATGGCGGTTTCGAAGTCGAGCCGTTCGCTCGCTTCTTCCATTTCGCGCTGCCAAAGGTCAATCAGGTCGTCGCGTTTGCCTTCGAGCATGAGCCTTGCGTTTGCAACATCCTTGGCGTATTCCTCTTGCGTAATGAGCCCCGCACACGGCGCACTGCAGCGCCCGATGTGGTAGTTGAGGCAGGGGCGCACGGGGTGCTTGGCCGGCAGTTCCATGGAACATTCGCGAATCTTGAACAACCTTGCCGCAATGTCGATGAGCTTGTCGATATAGCGCGAACTCATGTACGGACCGTAATACTGGCGGCCGTCCTTCTTGACGGATCGCGAAAGCGATAGCCGCGGGAACGGTTCCTTGACCGAAAACGCCAGGTACGGAAAGTGCTTGTCGTCTTTCAGGAGCACGTTGTACTTGGGCGTGTGCTTGCGAATCAGGTTCGCTTCTAGAATCAGCGCCTCTTGCTCGCTTTCGGTAATGATCCATTCGATGTCCCGAATGTAGGGGAGCATGAGCGTTGCCGCGCGGTGGCCGTTGTGCTCGGAGCCGTCGAAGTAGCTACGCACGCGGTTCTTTAGAACTTTAGCCTTGCCGATGTAAATGATTTTCCCTTGGGCGTTCTTCATGATGTAAACGCCCGGTCGGTCCGGCAATTCCGTCAGTCGCCGCTGTATATGTTCATTTACAGAAATCATTTGTTTTTTGTGAAAAAATTTAGTTATCTTAATAATGTTAAAGTTCTAAAACTCATTAGACGGAGCAAAAATGAATTTAGAAAAAATGAGTGTGCTTTCCCAGAAAATCGAGGGCGTCCTGGGAACGGTCCGTACCCTCAAAGAAGAAAATGCAAAAATCAAACGCGAACTGTCGCAGGCCCAGGCGATGGTTCAGGACAAGACCCTGTTGCTCGAATCGGCCAAGCATGACCTTGCCGACTGCAAGGCGGCTCTCGACGCCCGTGCCAACCAGGCGAACGCTCAGCAAGACATGCTGAACCGACAGACCACTCAAATGGAGGCTCTGAACGAAAAGACGGTGGTTCTTGGTCAGCAGCTGGTTGAAAAGGATGGCTGCATCGAAAGCCTGGAATCCAAGGTTCGCGAACTGACGAGCAATCAGGAACTACTGAGTGGTCAAATCAACGAAAGAGCTGAAACCGTGAACGCCCTCAATGCCCAAGTGGCCGAAAAGGATGCAACGATTGCAAAACTCATGGAACAGCTTTCCGAAAAGAATGCTCTTGTAGACAGCCTGAACGAACAGCTACAGGCTCAGAACGACGAAATTGCCGAAGCCCAGGAAAAGTTCAACCAACTGGTTGCAACCATCGAAAACGAACTGGGTACAGACATTTCTATCGATCAGGATGAATCGGCCGAACAGCCCGCAGAAGAATCTGTTGAAGAAGCGGCAGAAGATGCCTCGGAAGAACCTGCAGAACAGGCCGAAACGGCTGACGACCTGGTGCTTGAAGAAGTACCTACCGAAGAACCCACGGAAGAAGTGG
It contains:
- the uvrC gene encoding excinuclease ABC subunit UvrC, whose amino-acid sequence is MISVNEHIQRRLTELPDRPGVYIMKNAQGKIIYIGKAKVLKNRVRSYFDGSEHNGHRAATLMLPYIRDIEWIITESEQEALILEANLIRKHTPKYNVLLKDDKHFPYLAFSVKEPFPRLSLSRSVKKDGRQYYGPYMSSRYIDKLIDIAARLFKIRECSMELPAKHPVRPCLNYHIGRCSAPCAGLITQEEYAKDVANARLMLEGKRDDLIDLWQREMEEASERLDFETAMKKRDAIQALQASGTHQKTDTSDPNLSLDVVTLRRNGDMAAAVILEYRKGVLMGRRHYRLECKLEDDETEIFRQMVLPWYMEAPLIPAEIATDIVLPDDRKELEAALSKQAGRKVTFSTPQRGEKLGFLKLAGANADMILVEMRAEVQKYSEIDQSVFELQKVLGLKKTPFRIECVDISHLSGTNTVASLVAFKNGRPDKANYRKFIIKTVEGVDDFASMREVMTRRIRRLENEGVPMPDLWVCDGGKGQVDATMQILKELGHDQDLPLIGLAKRLEEIVFPDDRKSIVLHRTSPALKLLQNARDEAHRFAITYQRSKRKKDLEVEWLKMPGVGHETRVKILSKYRSAEAFMAAPIEDIEILLGKVRGNNLRDQVAKYVTEFITPDTEG